In Accipiter gentilis chromosome 22, bAccGen1.1, whole genome shotgun sequence, the following are encoded in one genomic region:
- the ZFP36L1 gene encoding mRNA decay activator protein ZFP36L1 has product MSTALVSPTIFDLSEVLCKSNKMLNYSPSGVSGCLLDRKAVGTPAGGGFPRRHSVTLPNSKFHQNQLLSSLKGEPAPMLGPRESRFRDRSFSEGGERLLQQKQPGGQVNSSRYKTELCRPFEENGACKYGDKCQFAHGIHELRSLTRHPKYKTELCRTFHTIGFCPYGPRCHFIHNAEERRAVAGSREPPVADRPRLQHSFSFAGFPSTAAASGLLDSPTSITPPPMLSADDLLGSPTLPDCASNPFTFSSQELVSLFAPSMGVQVPSGSSPTTFLFRPMSESPNMFDSPPSPQDSLSDQEGYLSSSSSSHSGSDSPILDTSRRLPIFSRLSISDD; this is encoded by the exons ATGTCCACAGCCCTGGTGTCGCCCACCATCTTCGACCTGAGCGAAGTTTTATGCAAG AGCAACAAGATGCTGAACTACAGCCCCTCGGGTGTCAGCGGGTGCCTGCTGGACAGGAAGGCGGTGGGCACCCCGGCCGGCGGGGGTTTCCCTAGGAGGCACTCTGTCACCCTGCCCAACTCCAAGTTTCACCAGAACCAGCTCCTCAGCAGCCTGAAAGGGGAGCCGGCTCCCATGCTGGGCCCCCGGGAAAGCCGCTTCCGGGACCGCTCCTTCTCCGAGGGCGGCGAGCgcctgctgcagcagaagcagcccGGGGGACAGGTCAACTCCAGCCGCTACAAGACGGAGCTGTGCCGCCCCTTCGAGGAGAACGGCGCCTGCAAGTACGGCGACAAGTGCCAGTTCGCCCACGGCATCCACGAGCTGCGGAGCCTCACCCGCCACCCCAAGTACAAGACCGAGCTGTGCCGCACTTTCCACACCATCGGCTTCTGCCCCTACGGGCCGCGCTGCCACTTCATCCACAACGCGGAGGAGCGCCGGGCCGTGGCGGGGAGCCGGGAGCCCCCCGTCGCCGACAGACCCCGCCTGCAGCACAGCTTCAGCTTCGCCGgcttccccagcactgctgccgcCAGCGGGCTGCTGGACAGCCCCACCTCCATCACCCCGCCGCCCATGCTGAGCGCCGACGACCTGCTGGGCTCCCCCACCTTGCCTGACTGCGCCAGCAACCCTTTCACCTTCTCCAGCCAGGAGCTGGTCAGTCTCTTTGCCCCCAGCATGGGGGTGCAGGTGCCCAGCGGGAGCTCCCCCACCACCTTCTTGTTCAGGCCCATGTCCGAGTCCCCCAACATGTTTGACTCGCCGCCCAGTCCTCAGGACTCCCTCTCTGACCAGGAGGGCTAtctgagcagctccagcagcagccacagcggCTCAGATTCCCCTATCCTGGACACCTCAAGACGTCTTCCCATCTTCAGCAGACTCTCCATCTCCGATGACTAA